A single Rickettsiales bacterium DNA region contains:
- a CDS encoding nucleic acid/nucleotide deaminase domain-containing protein, producing the protein MKGNSSSSSYHSLLGVEIYPLISPSAGAGMASACATQANNSTTKLSTLKNQASRRNPTHPPEPIPEWREYQEEPMEVELDSRRLDSIARLITGGTTCAAVAYDGERLLIANNNNEPNEVAKSFFNFIAEVAQNKKTLSEMKKDQGFHDQMAKFIEEATNEYISRGNRREKDIGEFKQRITRDMLKVVSSVATDSTRPFPEEITNALITKQIGFITNSKQYVHAEMTMLDALVESPTKFNVRDEKVNKGNKPLYIGITKLCCRDCHDAIAAFNKTNKEIRQDSQSEITREDAIISLTERVEQVDDTRAQTEQVDARGTHMTKARKWETPNFFDRCDIIGLKKTSKFSVYERYSVKDKYNELKNNLRTKGLQRRQEADYSDSSPELSPDGSPSDTVAAIRKRLTSSTANSCNDKLSGGIGPPNHTPPTLKKDLSNKKYHGK; encoded by the coding sequence ATGAAAGGTAATTCAAGTAGCTCTAGCTATCATAGCCTATTAGGAGTAGAGATATATCCATTAATATCTCCATCAGCAGGGGCTGGTATGGCTAGTGCGTGTGCTACTCAAGCAAATAATTCCACTACTAAACTTTCTACATTAAAAAACCAAGCAAGTAGAAGAAACCCAACACATCCCCCAGAACCTATTCCTGAATGGAGAGAATATCAAGAAGAACCCATGGAAGTAGAATTAGATAGTAGAAGATTAGATTCTATTGCACGCTTAATAACAGGAGGAACTACATGTGCTGCTGTAGCATATGATGGAGAAAGACTATTAATTGCAAATAATAATAATGAACCTAATGAAGTTGCAAAATCTTTTTTTAATTTTATAGCTGAAGTAGCTCAAAACAAGAAAACTTTATCTGAAATGAAGAAAGATCAGGGATTCCACGACCAAATGGCTAAATTCATAGAAGAAGCGACTAATGAATATATAAGCCGTGGTAATCGTCGTGAAAAAGATATAGGAGAATTCAAACAACGTATTACCAGAGATATGTTGAAAGTTGTGAGCTCTGTAGCTACAGATTCAACTCGCCCATTTCCTGAAGAAATTACAAATGCTTTGATTACTAAACAAATTGGCTTCATTACTAATAGTAAGCAATATGTTCATGCAGAAATGACTATGCTTGATGCGTTAGTAGAATCTCCTACTAAATTCAATGTTAGAGATGAAAAAGTTAATAAAGGTAATAAACCTTTATATATTGGAATTACAAAATTATGTTGTAGAGATTGTCATGATGCCATAGCAGCATTTAATAAAACTAATAAAGAAATAAGACAAGATAGTCAATCAGAAATAACAAGAGAAGATGCGATAATTTCTTTAACTGAACGAGTTGAGCAAGTTGATGACACAAGAGCGCAAACTGAACAAGTTGACGCAAGGGGAACGCATATGACTAAAGCTCGAAAATGGGAAACCCCTAATTTTTTTGATAGATGCGATATTATAGGACTGAAAAAGACTTCTAAATTTAGTGTATACGAAAGATATAGTGTAAAAGATAAATATAACGAACTAAAAAATAACTTAAGAACAAAAGGATTGCAAAGAAGACAGGAAGCAGATTATTCTGACTCCTCACCAGAGTTATCACCAGATGGGTCTCCAAGTGATACAGTAGCAGCAATAAGAAAGAGATTAACTTCTAGTACAGCAAATTCGTGCAATGACAAATTATCTGGAGGTATAGGGCCACCAAATCATACACCTCCAACTTTAAAAAAAGACTTAAGTAATAAGAAATATCATGGAAAATAA